The Toxorhynchites rutilus septentrionalis strain SRP chromosome 1, ASM2978413v1, whole genome shotgun sequence genome contains the following window.
gcacataatggaccaataaaaaatgggcacatagtgcattttgacaatgcttgatatttcacaattattcaattatttatctcaagaaaaatgaaatgttattcgttatgatagatgcgtagatatatttcctatcaattgatgcaaaaacctttgcgatctattgagaaatgctcgagttataagcgttccaaatcttgcattttttcctacttgttcagtgcctagatttccatttcaccccctatatcttccggttagacgtagtcctacgtcaaaaactacaacctgacgttgtacagaaccttatggacggggtaaagaggaaggtgtgagcatacgggcttgggctcgaagtatgaataaaaagaaaatgccaaaagatgtttaatagtttttattttactgtctaaaattttcaaaaggatcggtctactgggcgaatttctacagcgttttttccgtgatgcaatttgatgtgacacaccctttattctctTTGCTCACGTAGCGTCTCGAGGCTTATTAGTCCACACCGATGTTCGTATGGAGGTAATTTAACCGGATTACTCCATGGTAGCATATCGAACGAAGCTCCGTTGAACTCTTTCGGTCCGAGCGATATGAACTTCGTAATAAGGGGCCCAGACTTGAACACCATATCCTAGGACACTGCGAACGAGACAGCAATATAGTGCCTTCAATGCGTATATATCACGGAATTCAGATGCGTTTCGACGTATGAAACCGAGAATTGCGAAAGCCTGTAACCGTTGGTTTCAAGTACTAATTTGGGCTCTACCCAAATTCCAACATATATTTCATAACGGATATGTTTTAATTAAAATCGCCATAAATACCCACCGCCTGTTGCTTGTGAACAGTTGGCCTAATAGTGAACGGTGTGAGCCCTGAGTAAAAATGCCCACCGCGAAATACGCTTCGTTggaccaaggcgcttatatcaatgtataacaggtgaagcaacatcatcacttcaataagaaagggattacggtttgtggagcgggggttgtttgttttgttattgctagaaTACGCCATTTTTGTATTTTCACATGCGTGAGTAGTGgatatgagaatgaaattctacaaaatcattctttctttttcacataaattcgcgaaacccgaacatagtaggcatcgttcgaataagcgtcgtagcagtttgtatagagccgccggcagctttctgatgctgtttgtaaacaataccgatagcatttccaatatggctgaaagtgcatttcatatgattgtttcacctggtacatatagaggcgccttgcatTGGACCATCTGTCATTCAACAGAGCTGCCAACTAGGCAAAACATTAATGAActcaaacaaaaagaaaaaaaaaagaaaagctcgGTAAAGAATAGTGCCGGCTAACGACTTTCCACCATCAAGGAAATAGGAAGTGCGCGCCggaaaaagtaaattttaatagTGCCAGAGTGCATCGAAATCGAATAGAGAAGATAGAGAAAGAttgttataaaaataaaataaattataagaGAAAAGATAGGAGAGATAAAAAGAAGAGGGGAACcggaagagagaaaaaaggcgggccttttttttatatttcgtttttcttcttcgaCAAGTGGGGTATCCGCCATTTGGAAAAAGTACGTTCTACTGAACTATCCGCCAttgttaagtgcgattcacatacaacatccacgtcacgttcacgtcccgtcacgttccgttacgtcagttattatACCatgcaattcatatgaaaacattcacattcaccggcaacgtaacaacccgtcagcatacgttcaatgaaaacgaccggcaggatttgtagaaaagaatgatTGACGGAGACGGCGACGATTCAGGATACCGGACCAGAAGAATCCGATCAACTCTTGGTGGCTACAGCGGGGCTCCCGTTAATACCGCGGAGAAAGAACACAGAAAGAAGAGAAAGAATACACGAAAAGTACTGCAAGTATAAAAGCATAACATTTTATGACGTCACAATTAGGACAGAGGAAAAAGTGATAGGGAAAATAGGATAGGGTCAGAAGAAATCAAAGAGTAGATTTAAAAGGAaggaataaaaaagaaaattacatttaTCTCCCCTATTGGAAATTCCCGTTTTTTCGGACTCGAAAGGAGTCGCCCTCGTCCTCGATTGGTCGGCGGAATTGGCTAGCATTGCTCAACCTTTGAGAGATAGTTGATTGTGGGTGTAGTTGGTGGCTTCAAAGGAATGCGTAGGTCTTGTGGAGAATGAAAACCGACACTGCTCCTTTTTGCTGATGGAACAGCTGTTTGCAAGTGACCGGAAGCAGGTTAAACGACCCTGAGGAAAGGAAATCCCTAATTAGAGAGTTTCAAGCCTTTGCAGTGGTTGCAGCGATGTGTTCGTTGAACGTTAGATTGCAATCCATTGTTACCTCTTAATCTTTGATCGATGTTACACGGTCCATTCTGCTGCTGTTCAATTCGTAattaacactttggcgtccggcgacaccacagtggttacgtacgAAAACTAGCGTCTGAatgccggcgacaccacagtggttacgtgcgcatagTATCTCAGTGGCCGGTGACAGCACATTAGTatcgtttgcattctgttggagGTTTGTTTAGGTAACAATAACCTACACACGCCCAAcaagttttatatttttataaataggGAAGGTGAGGAAATACGAACATTTTGAGaataacttcaattatatctagGAACAGGAACAGAGTGTTGAGAATCCTCCGGCTTAACCAACACATGAGACATTGGCGTATGTTTAGATTGTAGTGGAAATGATTCATTCGAAGGAGAACCAGAGACGACTGGAATTTGTTCAGGAATAATTGGCTGTACCGGCTCTTCTGGTTCCTCTGGCATAGGAGTAGCAGGTATAAATGGTTCACTCGGTAGATTCGAACCGACTTCTCGTAGTTGGTCTATGTGGCGCTTCCAAGTCCTTCCATCATCCAGCTTTACGTAGTAGTGGAGTTTACCCAACTTTTCCGAAATCACGCCATACTTCCATTTCGTCTTTTCGAAGTAATCTCTCGCAGCAACTCTCACCCCCTCTTGAAGATCACGCACTTTTCCATCCACAGGTTTCTTCATAATATCGTAATCAGGAATCGTTAGATCCAACCGTGACCGAATTTGGCGGTTGAACAGCATCATGGATGGCGATTTTCCGGTAGCAGGGTGAATTGTTTTTCTATAAGCTAGCAGGATGTTGCAGAGTTCAGCATGCATCGTGGCTTTGTCACACTGCAGGCTCTTCAATTTTGCTTTCAGGGTCTGGACAAATCTTTCAGCCTGTCCGTTTGTCGCAGGGTGGTATGGTGTGCCCATCTTATGGTAGACTCCattccttttcaaaaatttctggaATTCTTCAGATGTGAACTGAACACCGTGGTCGGTCACAAATACCGACGGTATTCCATAGGTAGAAAAATATTTACGGCAAACCTGAATCGTTGCAGCTGTTGTTATGTTGTTCAGGATTCGAACTTCAGGCCACTTGGTATATGCATCTATCTAAACGATGAAATAAACATTCTTGAACGGACCAGCAAAATCTACATGTATTCGCTCAAACGGCTTCGTTGGTACATCCCAGCAATGTGTTGGAACTTTAGCTGGTTCAGCTCGGCTGGTCTGACATAAACTGCAGTTACGCACTAGATCCTGAATATTTCTATCGATGCCTTCCCACCACACGTATCCTCGGGCTAGGCTCTTCAATCTGGTTATACCAAAATGAGTAGAGTGTAATTCGATTAACACCTTATTCCGCAAACTTGGAGGAATGTAGACTCTTATTCCTCGCATAATACAACCTTTTTGGATTGTAAACTCAGCTTGATCGATTCCAAAACGATCTTTAGGCCCAACGGACTTGCCATTTCTTAGCCCTTGCATTAACACTTTAACGTCAGGATCTGTAGCAGTAGCTTTCGCAAGTTCTTCATCAGTTAATGGTAATGTTTCGATAATGTTCACCTCCAGATAATCATTTTCTTCGATAACTGTATCAAGCGTACTCTCCTTCAATGGCAATCTCGAAAAAGCATCCGCATTAGCATGTTGGTTCGTAGGGCGGAACTGGATATTGTAGTTAAATGACTGTAGGAAAGTTGCATAAAGTTGCATTCTTAACGCTGACATTTTCGGTAATCCCTTCGTATCAGAGAATATTTGTTTCAGCGGTTCATTGTCTGTAATCAACGGAAACTTCCTACCATAAAGGTACTGATTGAATTTACGTACTCCAAAGATGATCGCGTAAGCTTCTCGATCAACTTGTTTGTATGCTTGTTGTGTAGAGTTAAGTGTCTGAGATGCGTATTGGATTGGCCTCTCTGAACCATCCGGAAATACGTGGCTTAGCACTGCGCCCACTCCATACGGTGACGCATCAGTAGCAAGTAATAACGGCAGAGTAGTATCGTAATGTGCCAAAATCTTTTCGGATTGCATCTCACACTTTACCTCATTGAACGCATCAGCACAGTCTTTCGACCAGATGAAGGGaaccgtatttttcagatggttaTTGAGGGGATACAGCGTCGTACTTAGGTTCGGGAAGAACCTACCGTAATAATTCACCAATCCCACAAAAGAGCGTACTTGCTCCTTGTTTTCTGGCACTGGCATGTTTTGCACAGCATCAATCTTTTTGCGTACTTTGTGAATACCATTTTTGTCAATCAGATATCCACAATACTCGATTTCATTCGCAAAGAACCGGCATTTTTCAATATGAATCCGCATATTGTATGAGCTTAGACGTTTCAATACCTCTTCTAGTCTCTGTAGATGGACGAAATTGTTCGGGCCCGTAATCCGGATATCATCCAAGAAAACGGTCACACCAGGAATACCGTTCAGCACTTGTTCCATTAACCTCTGCCAAATGGCAGGCGCAAAAGCAATACCGTACATTAATCGTGTAGGTCGATACAAACCCTTATGCGTACTTAGAGTCAGTATCTCGCGATCGCATTCCTTAACCTCTAATTGCATATATGCTTGAGTCAAAtcaattttcgtaaatttctCTCCTCCAGCAACCGTAGCGAAGAGTTTTTCGATAGTAGGCAACGGATGATCGTCGACCTCCAAACTTGGATTTACCGTAACATTGAAATCACCGCGAAGTCTCACTTTGTTATTGGCCTTCATTATTGGAACAATCGGTATAGCCCAGGTGCTATGGTTCACCTTCTCCATTTTCTACCAGGGTATCAAGCTCTTTCTCGACAGCATCTCTCATAGAAAACGGAACAGGACGTGCCTTCACGTATATTGGCCTCGCATTAGGTTTCAAACATAATTTCGCTTGAAAACCCTTTATTTTCCCAATCGATTTATCGTAAACATTCTACGCGAATGTTCTCAATCAATGAATTAACTGCAGCAGGAGTAATCTTCGGTAAAGCAGAAGTAGCAGAACTTTCCACCGTGTGAACGGTAGCAAACGCAACATCGTTGAGTCCAATCTGCATCCCAGTAATCAACTGCCTTCCTAGCAGTGGGTGTTTGCGCACATTTGACACGTACAAAGGCAGCACTAACTTTTTCGCACGGTATTCAGCAGTAACATTCAACATTCCTTCAACGTTGATACGACTATTACAATAGCTCACTAGCTCAAGATCTGACGGCAGCATTCTTTCCTTAGGGAAAAACCTCTTCTTATCTTCCGCACTGATAATTGTGACTGGAGCACCGGTATCCACTTCAAAACGTATGGCAGCATCATTCACATTGATTTCTAAATAGAACTTCGAAGTAGACGGCTTTTTCAACTCCAACTTGCACACTTCCTCTAGCGTCACAATATTGCTTTCCTTCTGACCCATGCCAGAAACATTTTCTTCAACAAAGTGGGTCTCCGATTTGGCACCTTTATCTTTCTTCGCCTTCATGCATATCTTCTGCAAGTGCCCTGTCATTTTGCAATAATTGCACACTGTACGAATATGGGGACATTTATTCGCAAAATGCGAAACATTTCCGCACCGGTAGCATTCCCCTTTTTTCTCGGATCCAGACTTCTCATTATTTTTCATGGACTTTTTCGTTACATTACTTTTCGCAGCATTTTCTTTTCTCGTATCCACTAGATTAACTTCTGGCTTTCCTTGTTTCGACTGGATCTCACGGCCTCCTTTGAACGAAAGCTCCATCGATACTGCAATTTCTCTCGCTCGATCTAACGTTGGGTTTCGTACCTCCAGTAAACGAGATTGTATAGCTCTGTCTCTCAATCCGAATACAAATTGATTCCGCAAAGCTGTATTGAGGTACTCTCCAAAGTTGCAGGTGATAGCCAGTTTACGCAATGCTATCAAGTACTCATCTATTGATTCTTCCGGACGCTCATCAGCTTGCTTCCGGCATTTGAAGCGAAAATTTTCTAGTATTTCCAATGGCTTTGGATTGAAATGAGTCTCCAGCAGTCCAACTATATCAGCATTTGTACGGGTCTGTGGTTTTACTGGAGCAAGTTTATCGAATACAATGTCATATGTTTCACCTCCCATGAAGTGAAGTAGCATGTAGAGTTTGGTTTCCTCGCGAACACCAAATAGCACGAAAGCACCTTCCAGCCGCTCAACCCATCGGGACCATTTCATCCGGGTCGATTGTAAATGACGATTGCATCGCAGCGGGAGCGAGAACAGCAGCACGTACATACGTAGCAGCACCAGCgcctaaagtgcgattcacatacaacatccacgttacgttctcgtcccgtcacgtcacgttacgtcaatgattctaccatgcaattctcatgaaaacattcacatacaccagcaacgtaacgacccgtcagcatacgttcaacaaaaacgaccggcaggattcgtagaaaagaataattgacggagacggacggctcgtttggtttttgtctgggctttgtgtctcggcttttgttttgattatggttgtacagtaatttacatctaattcaacatttagctaattgaacagacctgtgatgcaacacgtttaattgacATGTTCACCTCTAatcggacatttttgtaaacattgagttcggggtccaaattatggccccacattgaaagtcgccaccagtcgcgaatgtccaattactggtcaaaatcgcctccattgCGACATTAATTGGTGCCTCGTCATgtcgcattataagtaacttactgtactttgtaCTTATGATCCAAATTtaggagtgaaaatcattcgcgactagctgagagaaacagtctatatattattattgttgaataacggtcggactacggggttcaagcattaaaattcaatgattttcatgcaatttttcaaaatttagaactgattctaggcatgctgattcggaagagggcattgcaattgaaaattgtaggtggcgacaccatgaataacattcaataaatcattcgtttgacatttgacgggttgggctggtggaagcattgactgcatgtgtgaattggtgaagacgttgacggaacgtagacgttcttctccgtaatgttctatgtgaatcgcacataaatCAGCATTTAAATTAGCAGTAACACCAGTGTTACCCGTTAGTcaataattataaaatgaaatgttCTAAAAGAAACTTAATTACTATTTACAAATGGTTAAAACCTAAACtaattaaaaaatgaatttgtcgacgaattaaaaggttaaagtgttatactaaaataaaaatgaccaTCACTATCGGACATCGATCGTGCTCAGAAAAAGGATGTAGACGTAACGATCACACTATGCAGCTTCACGATGACCGATAGCGAGATGATTAGATCAGTAGCTTAGAAGACATTGTATAGTCAAGCAGtaaataaaaagacgggtgggtaatgtcggggacataaccggagtgacgtaggactatacaaaggggacagcttctgttaaatatatattttaaatatattgttttattttcttctcctacgtgaatacctacctatctacctgcaaaatggattagtttactgtttactctttatcaacatgttgatggttctgaaaagaacctttggtgttgtgtttttcttatgactcgatattcctatcttgttcggttaaaccttcctgtttagctattgcgtttgccactcgccacagctttcacagttggaaaatttcttcccatccagcttgtgacatgttgttcagtaaattacattcaatggcacgtcgcattatcaccactcagtgtcggttctgtatgcggtttttcttatcgtcgcgagcagttttaccagccaactcgaacaCTTCGGCGgctgaaactatataacgccggctagactggtgcactggtactaacgcgctcggcctagctacccttgcggagcaattggcggatacacctacgaagaactgcacacctgcacggttcgagtgggtcttt
Protein-coding sequences here:
- the LOC129761276 gene encoding uncharacterized protein K02A2.6-like translates to MEKVNHSTWAIPIVPIMKANNKVRLRGDFNVTVNPSLEVDDHPLPTIEKLFATVAGGEKFTKIDLTQAYMQLEVKECDREILTLSTHKGLYRPTRLMYGIAFAPAIWQRLMEQVLNGIPGVTVFLDDIRITGPNNFVHLQRLEEVLKRLSSYNMRIHIEKCRFFANEIEYCGYLIDKNGIHKVRKKIDAVQNMPVPENKEQVRSFVGLVNYYGRFFPNLSTTLYPLNNHLKNTVPFIWSKDCADAFNEVKCEMQSEKILAHYDTTLPLLLATDASPYGVGAVLSHVFPDGSERPIQYASQTLNSTQQAYKQVDREAYAIIFGVRKFNQYLYGRKFPLITDNEPLKQIFSDTKGLPKMSALRMQLYATFLQSFNYNIQFRPTNQHANADAFSRLPLKESTLDTVIEENDYLEVNIIETLPLTDEELAKATATDPDVKVLMQGLRNGKSVGPKDRFGIDQAEFTIQKGCIMRGIRVYIPPSLRNKVLIELHSTHFGITRLKSLARGYVWWEGIDRNIQDLVRNCSLCQTSRAEPAKVPTHCWDVPTKPFERIHIDAYTKWPEVRILNNITTAATIQVCRKYFSTYGIPSVFVTDHGVQFTSEEFQKFLKRNGVYHKMGTPYHPATNGQAERFVQTLKAKLKSLQCDKATMHAELCNILLAYRKTIHPATGKSPSMMLFNRQIRSRLDLTIPDYDIMKKPVDGKVRDLQEGVRVAARDYFEKTKWKYGVISEKLGKLHYYVKLDDGRTWKRHIDQLREVGSNLPSEPFIPATPMPEEPEEPNANDTNVLSPATEILCARNHCGVAGIQTLVFVRNHCGVAGRQSVNYELNSSRMDRVTSIKD